In Aminobacterium sp. MB27-C1, a single genomic region encodes these proteins:
- the rimP gene encoding ribosome maturation factor RimP: MAEPAFKKEDLSISLRHIVENLGYECVGIVFAKESNNLYIKVYLDVLGGITVKDCETVSRSLSHFLDEHDSALPNRYFLEVGSAGLDRPLFTLDDYARFEGKKAKIRCLPIKEGRKRFKGIISSVNKEKQSILIQLDDSTEEEEIQFDLIQKGNLVYEGE, encoded by the coding sequence ATGGCAGAGCCTGCGTTTAAAAAAGAAGATTTATCCATTTCTCTTCGCCATATTGTAGAAAATCTAGGATATGAATGCGTCGGCATTGTTTTCGCAAAAGAATCAAATAATCTTTACATCAAAGTCTATCTCGACGTTCTCGGTGGAATAACGGTAAAAGATTGTGAAACAGTTTCTCGTAGTCTAAGCCACTTTCTTGATGAACATGATTCTGCTCTTCCTAATCGTTATTTCTTAGAAGTGGGTTCAGCAGGTTTAGACAGGCCGCTTTTCACACTCGACGACTACGCGCGTTTTGAAGGGAAAAAAGCAAAAATTCGTTGCCTTCCAATAAAAGAAGGGCGAAAGCGCTTTAAGGGAATAATAAGTTCCGTAAACAAGGAGAAACAGAGTATATTGATCCAACTTGATGATTCAACAGAAGAAGAGGAAATACAGTTTGATCTTATTCAAAAAGGGAACCTTGTTTACGAAGGAGAGTAA
- the guaB gene encoding IMP dehydrogenase, which produces MSIETKFVPYEGFTFDDVLLVPGYSEVVPANVDVKSYITPDIQVNAPICSAAMDTVTDGRLAIAIAREGGVGIVHRNMPFDRQAKEVDMVKRSEAGVIVDPFFLHPEDKVKEALELMEHYHISGVPIVDNNQKLVGIITNRDLRFVTNYEQDISAIMTHEHLVTAPEGTTLEEAKDILMKHKIEKLPLVDKEQKLKGLITIKDIQKVKDFPNACKDLHGRLRVGAAVGSSRDVFDRVEALVRSGVDIIVVDTAHGHSSKVLQTVRDIRKKYKDLPLIGGNIATAEAAEALIDAGVDAVKVGVGPGSICTTRVIAGIGVPQLSAVFNVSQVAHARGRKVIADGGIRYSGDIVKALAGGADTVMIGSLFAGTEESPGEVVIYRGRSFKGYRGMGSLGAMKNGCSKDRYFQESATSEKLVPEGIEGLAPHKGPIAGVVYQLVGGLRAGMGYVGAKTIEDLHKIARFVKITPAAVKESHPHDVVVTKEAPNYWIE; this is translated from the coding sequence ATGTCTATTGAAACCAAATTTGTACCCTATGAGGGTTTTACTTTTGATGATGTGTTGCTTGTCCCTGGATATAGTGAAGTCGTTCCTGCTAACGTAGATGTAAAATCATACATCACGCCGGATATCCAGGTTAATGCTCCTATTTGTAGTGCTGCTATGGACACAGTTACAGATGGTAGGCTTGCTATAGCTATAGCACGTGAAGGTGGCGTAGGTATTGTTCATAGAAATATGCCCTTTGATAGGCAGGCAAAAGAAGTAGACATGGTCAAAAGATCAGAAGCAGGAGTTATTGTTGATCCTTTCTTTCTTCACCCAGAGGATAAAGTCAAAGAAGCATTGGAATTGATGGAGCATTATCACATTTCTGGAGTTCCAATAGTAGACAATAACCAAAAGCTCGTAGGAATTATCACAAACAGAGACCTCCGTTTCGTAACAAATTATGAACAGGATATTTCTGCTATCATGACTCATGAGCATTTAGTAACAGCTCCCGAAGGAACCACTCTTGAAGAAGCTAAAGATATTCTTATGAAACATAAAATTGAGAAATTACCCCTCGTCGATAAAGAACAGAAATTAAAAGGACTCATCACAATAAAAGATATCCAAAAGGTAAAGGATTTTCCAAACGCATGTAAAGATCTTCACGGACGTCTTCGTGTAGGAGCAGCTGTAGGTTCCAGCAGAGATGTTTTCGATAGGGTAGAAGCTCTCGTTAGAAGTGGAGTAGATATTATCGTTGTTGATACAGCGCACGGACATTCTTCAAAAGTTCTTCAGACAGTAAGAGATATACGAAAAAAATATAAAGACTTGCCTCTTATCGGTGGTAACATTGCTACTGCAGAAGCAGCAGAAGCTTTAATTGACGCTGGAGTTGATGCAGTAAAGGTTGGAGTAGGACCTGGTTCCATATGTACCACCCGTGTTATTGCTGGCATTGGTGTTCCACAGCTTTCTGCTGTCTTTAACGTTTCTCAGGTAGCCCACGCCCGAGGAAGAAAAGTAATAGCAGATGGTGGAATTCGTTATTCAGGAGACATTGTAAAAGCTTTAGCTGGTGGCGCAGATACTGTAATGATAGGATCTCTGTTTGCAGGAACAGAGGAAAGCCCCGGCGAGGTTGTAATTTATAGAGGACGCTCATTTAAAGGCTATCGCGGAATGGGATCATTGGGTGCAATGAAAAATGGATGCAGCAAAGATCGCTATTTCCAAGAATCAGCAACAAGTGAGAAGCTGGTTCCAGAAGGAATTGAAGGTCTTGCCCCTCATAAAGGTCCTATAGCTGGCGTTGTTTACCAACTTGTTGGTGGATTGCGTGCCGGAATGGGATATGTTGGAGCAAAAACAATAGAGGATTTACATAAAATTGCTCGATTTGTTAAAATAACACCAGCGGCTGTAAAAGAAAGCCACCCTCACGATGTAGTCGTGACCAAGGAGGCCCCTAATTACTGGATTGAATAG
- a CDS encoding 23S rRNA (pseudouridine(1915)-N(3))-methyltransferase RlmH, translated as MKVVIIVVSQPKNRNIADLISGYMKRCRPYIPLELEYVPEARGVSLAEKAREQESDALLKRIKERDYLVLLDEKGQEFTSPTFSQWFYKRVGEVRGRLVFVIGGAYGVSERVKERSQEKISLSQLTFPHELCLLFLTEQVYRAIAIHERMSYHH; from the coding sequence ATGAAAGTTGTTATAATAGTGGTGAGCCAACCAAAAAACCGGAACATTGCAGATTTAATATCCGGATATATGAAGCGTTGTCGTCCGTATATTCCTCTGGAGCTAGAATATGTACCAGAGGCTCGTGGTGTCTCTTTGGCAGAGAAAGCTAGAGAACAGGAATCAGATGCTCTTTTAAAACGGATAAAAGAACGCGACTATCTTGTCTTATTAGATGAAAAAGGGCAAGAGTTTACCAGTCCCACCTTTTCTCAATGGTTCTATAAACGAGTAGGGGAAGTAAGGGGGAGACTGGTATTTGTTATTGGCGGTGCATATGGAGTGTCAGAGAGAGTGAAAGAACGTAGCCAAGAGAAAATATCACTTTCTCAATTGACGTTTCCTCATGAATTGTGTTTACTTTTTCTTACGGAACAGGTATATCGGGCTATCGCTATTCATGAGAGAATGTCGTATCATCATTAA
- a CDS encoding V-type ATP synthase subunit B, which produces MKLFLEGYRSISEIAGPLIFVSGIREAGYAELVRIETPTGVRSGQILQIQDDICVVQVFDGTMGLNAGQTTVWLDRNVVKMPVGLSLIGQVLNGRGRPMDGTSLTFVDKELPITGMPINPVRRTSPNAYVETGISTIDIMNTLVRGQKLPIFSGSGLPANEIAAQIVQQARVPGRESEFLVIFAAMGITRREARYFIDTFEATGAINNGIFFMNLASDSAVERLLTPRMALTAAEYFAFEKGYDVLVVMTDMLYYCESLREISAAREEVPGRRGYPGYMYSDLAEIYERAGCVENCSGSVTQIPIITMPDDDMTHPVVDLSGYITEGQIVLDRGLHDRGAYPPINVLPSLSRLMNKGIGKGKTFDYHRSLADQLYASYAKAQELSRLRLIVGDDGLTETEHLYLKFGEKFEKSFVDQRVTHRTIAESVEIAWQCLAELPPRELYRLPEHYITEKLGTHE; this is translated from the coding sequence ATGAAGCTCTTTTTAGAAGGTTATCGTTCCATTTCAGAAATAGCAGGACCGCTTATTTTTGTCTCTGGCATACGTGAAGCAGGTTATGCTGAACTTGTTCGTATAGAAACACCAACAGGTGTTCGATCTGGCCAAATATTACAAATACAAGATGATATTTGTGTTGTTCAGGTTTTTGATGGGACAATGGGACTCAATGCAGGACAAACTACAGTATGGCTTGATCGTAATGTTGTTAAAATGCCAGTGGGACTATCGCTTATCGGGCAAGTCCTTAACGGGAGAGGTCGTCCTATGGATGGCACATCTCTTACATTCGTCGACAAAGAACTCCCCATAACAGGTATGCCTATTAATCCCGTTCGCAGAACAAGTCCGAATGCTTATGTTGAAACAGGCATATCGACAATAGATATTATGAACACGTTAGTGAGAGGACAAAAGTTGCCAATTTTCTCTGGTTCGGGACTTCCTGCCAATGAGATTGCTGCTCAAATTGTGCAACAAGCACGTGTTCCCGGACGCGAATCTGAATTTCTTGTTATCTTTGCAGCAATGGGAATCACAAGAAGAGAAGCACGTTACTTTATAGATACTTTTGAAGCAACTGGCGCCATAAATAATGGTATTTTCTTTATGAACCTTGCAAGTGACTCAGCTGTTGAAAGATTATTGACGCCTCGTATGGCCTTAACAGCCGCTGAATATTTTGCTTTTGAAAAAGGCTACGATGTTCTCGTTGTTATGACAGATATGCTGTATTATTGCGAATCTCTTCGAGAAATAAGTGCTGCGCGAGAAGAAGTTCCTGGACGACGCGGTTACCCAGGATATATGTACTCAGATTTGGCTGAAATTTATGAAAGAGCCGGCTGTGTTGAAAATTGTTCGGGAAGTGTTACGCAAATTCCTATTATTACGATGCCTGATGATGATATGACCCATCCTGTTGTTGACCTGTCAGGCTATATAACAGAAGGACAGATTGTTCTTGATAGAGGACTTCATGACAGAGGTGCATATCCTCCCATCAATGTTCTTCCCAGTTTGAGTCGATTAATGAATAAAGGGATTGGTAAGGGAAAGACATTCGATTATCATAGATCTCTTGCAGATCAGTTATACGCTTCATATGCCAAGGCACAAGAGCTTTCGCGCCTTCGATTAATAGTAGGCGACGACGGACTTACTGAAACAGAACACCTCTATTTGAAATTTGGAGAAAAATTTGAGAAAAGTTTTGTCGATCAGAGGGTGACCCATCGGACAATAGCAGAATCAGTTGAAATAGCTTGGCAATGTCTTGCTGAACTGCCTCCAAGGGAACTCTATCGACTTCCAGAACACTATATAACAGAAAAGCTGGGAACCCATGAGTAA
- the nusA gene encoding transcription termination factor NusA yields MQLGRDFVRALKQLTAERGLTAEVIASSLEAALISAYKKYQGGDQNVEVHIDLDSGNVSICEVRLIVDDVVNPDTEISIEKVRELGYTDVEVNEYIRIERNPENFGRIAAQTARQVIIQKLKDAERQIIFEEFSGKVGDLVNGIIFKSENDQVLVRLNDRTEAILPREERIINERYIPGERLKFYLLDVRQTTRGPRIVVSRTHPGLLRTLLELEVPEIQEGIIEIKGIVREAGTRAKVAVQTLDSNVDPVGACVGSNGARIKSISQELSGEKIDVIIWNSDPLIFIRNSLSPAKIVKIEPVLEQDKAVTVYARPDQLSLAIGKAGQNVRLAARLTSWKIDIKALEPERMPTLQDIFQDIID; encoded by the coding sequence ATGCAGCTTGGGCGTGATTTCGTCCGTGCATTAAAACAGCTAACTGCGGAACGGGGATTGACTGCTGAGGTAATAGCATCTAGCCTCGAAGCAGCACTTATTTCTGCGTACAAAAAATATCAGGGCGGAGACCAAAATGTCGAGGTTCATATAGACCTTGATAGCGGAAACGTTTCCATCTGTGAAGTACGGCTCATAGTTGACGATGTCGTTAATCCTGACACCGAAATATCAATTGAAAAAGTTCGTGAACTTGGTTATACAGATGTAGAAGTTAACGAATATATTAGAATCGAAAGAAATCCCGAGAATTTTGGCCGCATAGCTGCCCAAACGGCACGGCAGGTAATCATACAAAAATTAAAAGACGCAGAACGTCAGATTATTTTCGAAGAATTTTCTGGCAAGGTTGGAGATCTTGTTAACGGAATTATTTTTAAATCGGAAAATGATCAGGTACTTGTTCGTCTTAATGATCGCACAGAAGCTATTTTACCGCGCGAAGAGCGCATTATAAACGAACGCTATATACCTGGCGAACGACTTAAATTTTACCTGCTTGATGTTAGACAGACAACTCGTGGACCGAGAATAGTAGTTTCACGAACACACCCGGGGTTGCTCAGAACATTACTCGAACTTGAAGTGCCTGAAATACAGGAAGGCATTATTGAAATTAAGGGTATTGTACGGGAAGCAGGTACGAGAGCTAAAGTGGCAGTTCAAACGCTTGATAGCAATGTTGATCCTGTGGGCGCATGTGTCGGGAGCAATGGTGCTCGAATCAAGTCTATCAGTCAGGAGCTTTCAGGTGAAAAGATTGATGTTATTATATGGAACAGCGATCCGTTAATCTTCATACGTAATTCGCTTTCACCTGCAAAAATAGTCAAGATTGAGCCTGTTCTTGAGCAGGATAAGGCAGTTACAGTCTATGCTCGACCTGATCAACTCTCTCTTGCTATTGGAAAAGCTGGCCAAAATGTTCGGTTAGCAGCACGATTAACAAGCTGGAAAATCGATATTAAGGCACTTGAACCGGAACGTATGCCTACGCTTCAAGATATTTTTCAGGATATTATAGATTAA
- a CDS encoding YbaB/EbfC family nucleoid-associated protein, with translation MRECRIIINHFDKGELCVMKMDKIMKQAQKMQAQMMRIQEELAQERVEGNAGGGMVTVVANGQGDIVSVKIEKEVVNPDDIEMLEDLVLAAVSDALKNSRELANARMGQVSGALGALGLM, from the coding sequence ATGAGAGAATGTCGTATCATCATTAATCATTTTGATAAAGGGGAGTTATGTGTTATGAAAATGGATAAAATTATGAAGCAAGCTCAGAAAATGCAGGCTCAAATGATGAGAATACAAGAAGAACTTGCCCAGGAAAGAGTAGAAGGTAATGCAGGGGGCGGAATGGTCACAGTAGTCGCCAATGGGCAAGGGGATATTGTCTCTGTAAAAATTGAAAAGGAAGTTGTCAATCCTGATGATATTGAGATGCTTGAAGATCTTGTTCTTGCGGCAGTTTCTGATGCTCTTAAAAATAGCAGAGAGTTAGCAAACGCAAGGATGGGGCAAGTATCTGGTGCACTTGGAGCATTGGGGTTAATGTAA
- the ispF gene encoding 2-C-methyl-D-erythritol 2,4-cyclodiphosphate synthase, with translation MSAIKEKKIKRFSFIIAAAGLGERMGGSPKQFRNLGEKPLWQWSLSVTEELLEEKKINEVIVVVPGFAVERVKKEVAKITRFPLCYVVIAGGTTRTESVKKALKSAHEEFVLIHDAARPFLSVKLCERIMDTVSSEHGVIPVLPVTDALKKIERLEKNIMVSSVSRDKMYRTQTPQAFPRATLLEMLKDNVSYKDEAEVWVKSKCLLETVEGDSLNMKMTYPDDFKIAEILVERKKEYRTGHGFDIHPLVPSRILILGGVPIDSPLGLDGYSDGDVLTHTVMDALLGAAGLPDIGRIFPANDPIYKDAYSFELLQEVLALLQKENWKIEWIDVTLQAQVPHLAPYIDVIIQKLESAFAQIQEQKNIIHIKIKSGEHIGPVGRAECMMCSAVATLSRNGRLH, from the coding sequence ATGAGCGCAATAAAAGAGAAAAAAATAAAACGATTTTCTTTTATTATAGCGGCAGCAGGTTTGGGAGAGCGCATGGGTGGCTCTCCCAAACAATTTCGTAATCTTGGAGAAAAACCTCTTTGGCAATGGAGCCTTTCCGTTACAGAAGAACTTTTAGAAGAGAAAAAAATAAATGAAGTTATTGTTGTTGTTCCTGGTTTTGCCGTAGAAAGAGTAAAAAAAGAAGTAGCAAAAATTACTCGGTTCCCGTTATGTTATGTTGTAATAGCCGGAGGAACAACACGAACAGAATCTGTTAAAAAAGCCTTGAAATCGGCTCATGAAGAGTTTGTTCTTATACATGATGCTGCAAGACCCTTTCTATCCGTCAAATTATGCGAAAGAATAATGGACACTGTTTCTTCAGAACATGGTGTCATTCCGGTTCTTCCTGTAACAGATGCTCTGAAAAAAATAGAGAGACTTGAAAAAAATATTATGGTATCTTCTGTATCTAGAGATAAAATGTATCGGACACAAACCCCTCAAGCCTTTCCTCGAGCGACTTTACTGGAAATGTTGAAAGACAATGTGTCATATAAAGATGAAGCTGAGGTGTGGGTAAAGTCAAAGTGTTTGTTAGAAACAGTGGAAGGTGATTCACTGAATATGAAAATGACATATCCTGATGATTTTAAAATTGCAGAAATTCTTGTTGAAAGAAAAAAAGAATACCGAACAGGTCATGGTTTTGACATCCATCCTCTCGTGCCTTCAAGAATTTTGATTTTAGGAGGGGTTCCTATTGATTCTCCTTTAGGGCTTGACGGATATTCTGATGGGGATGTTTTAACTCATACAGTAATGGATGCTTTATTAGGTGCAGCTGGACTTCCTGATATAGGCAGAATCTTCCCTGCAAATGATCCTATATATAAAGATGCTTATTCGTTTGAGCTGCTCCAAGAAGTTCTCGCCCTTCTTCAAAAAGAAAACTGGAAAATTGAATGGATAGACGTTACCCTACAAGCCCAAGTTCCACATTTAGCTCCGTATATTGACGTCATTATCCAGAAACTTGAAAGTGCTTTTGCGCAAATTCAAGAACAAAAGAATATAATACATATCAAAATAAAATCAGGAGAACATATTGGGCCGGTTGGACGCGCTGAATGTATGATGTGTTCGGCAGTTGCAACTCTTTCTCGTAACGGGAGGTTACATTAA
- the recR gene encoding recombination mediator RecR: protein MALPESLLQLVTLLKRLPGVGEKSARRMAFYIIQQPASFSEELAASLHGLKDRLYECSQCGNITDVDPCAICTDPFREKNILCVVESAEDLLSMEQAGIYNGLYHVLRGKISPLDGEDLPPSEYERLRERIIRTRVQEVIIATNPRVEGDLTFYSLLSELENLDIKISRLAYGLPVGGSIEFADRITLHAAFESRVDVKKSINKRR, encoded by the coding sequence GTGGCACTTCCAGAGTCACTGTTACAACTTGTTACGCTTTTAAAACGCTTGCCGGGAGTTGGAGAAAAAAGTGCCCGGAGGATGGCTTTTTATATTATTCAGCAGCCAGCTTCTTTCTCTGAGGAACTGGCTGCTTCTCTCCATGGTTTAAAAGACCGCTTATATGAGTGTTCCCAGTGTGGAAATATTACTGACGTCGACCCGTGCGCTATTTGTACAGATCCGTTTCGTGAAAAAAATATTCTCTGCGTAGTTGAATCTGCTGAAGATTTGTTAAGTATGGAGCAAGCTGGAATTTACAATGGTTTATACCATGTATTAAGAGGGAAGATATCTCCTCTTGACGGAGAAGACTTACCCCCTTCGGAGTATGAACGTTTAAGAGAGCGTATTATACGTACTCGAGTTCAAGAAGTCATAATAGCAACTAACCCTCGAGTTGAAGGTGATTTGACATTCTATTCCCTTCTCTCGGAACTTGAAAATCTTGACATTAAAATCAGTCGCTTAGCCTATGGACTTCCCGTAGGCGGCAGTATAGAATTTGCCGACAGGATTACATTGCATGCAGCCTTTGAATCTCGTGTGGATGTGAAGAAGAGTATAAATAAGAGGAGGTGA
- a CDS encoding PIN/TRAM domain-containing protein — protein sequence MADGFGSVIRRACRILVMLFFGIAGYQLAMLFIPFIPAPLSESVRAWLPVWLAKQMFFVMGCVAVFALIGWAITPLLLKGLGFIGALFEFHLKNLSWQDISSAILGLIVGLLIANLIAVPFFDLPVGSYIAVVLNIVLGYLGARIFWKRQEDIRGVFNLGALKERLSTKKFRNKKGLPTEEIEEEWCAPRKILDTSVIIDGRILDIARTGFMEGVLVLPRFVLLELQAVADSTDPARRTRGRRGLDVVNELQKLSTLEVEIMETTLKQLKVDTVDSGLVALAQQISGEILTTDYNLNKIAQIQGVIVLNVNDLANALKPMLLPGESIIVDVIREGKEPHQGVGYLDDGTMLVVEDGEDYVGKRVEVVVTSMLQTSAGRMVFGRIRREVRA from the coding sequence ATGGCTGATGGTTTTGGAAGTGTTATACGAAGAGCATGTAGAATTCTTGTAATGTTGTTTTTTGGGATAGCTGGATATCAACTTGCAATGTTATTTATCCCATTTATTCCAGCACCCTTATCTGAGTCTGTTCGTGCATGGCTACCAGTTTGGCTAGCAAAACAGATGTTTTTCGTTATGGGGTGTGTCGCAGTATTTGCCCTCATAGGATGGGCTATTACGCCTTTACTTCTTAAAGGACTTGGCTTTATAGGGGCCTTATTTGAATTTCACCTTAAAAATTTGAGTTGGCAAGATATTTCTTCTGCTATTTTAGGCCTTATCGTCGGTTTGCTGATCGCAAATCTCATAGCGGTTCCTTTTTTTGATCTGCCTGTAGGAAGTTATATCGCTGTGGTTCTCAATATTGTTCTTGGATATCTTGGAGCAAGAATTTTTTGGAAGAGGCAAGAAGATATCCGAGGTGTTTTTAATTTAGGAGCCCTTAAGGAGCGCCTTTCAACTAAGAAATTTCGTAATAAAAAAGGGTTACCAACTGAAGAAATTGAAGAAGAATGGTGCGCTCCGAGAAAAATACTCGATACAAGTGTCATTATTGATGGGCGAATTCTCGACATTGCAAGAACAGGATTTATGGAAGGAGTCCTAGTTTTACCGCGTTTTGTACTGTTAGAGCTTCAAGCCGTTGCAGACTCCACAGATCCAGCTCGTAGAACTCGTGGGCGAAGAGGACTAGATGTGGTAAATGAATTGCAAAAACTTTCTACCCTTGAAGTAGAGATAATGGAAACTACTTTAAAACAATTAAAGGTTGATACCGTAGATAGTGGCCTTGTTGCGTTAGCCCAGCAAATAAGCGGAGAAATCTTAACAACGGATTATAACCTTAATAAGATTGCTCAGATTCAGGGAGTAATCGTTTTGAACGTCAATGATCTCGCGAATGCCTTAAAACCGATGCTTTTACCAGGCGAATCCATTATTGTCGATGTAATTAGAGAAGGGAAAGAGCCTCATCAAGGAGTCGGCTATCTTGACGATGGAACAATGCTTGTTGTTGAAGATGGAGAAGATTATGTTGGTAAACGTGTAGAAGTTGTTGTTACTTCTATGCTTCAGACGTCTGCAGGACGTATGGTCTTTGGACGAATACGCCGTGAGGTTCGGGCATGA
- the gltX gene encoding glutamate--tRNA ligase translates to MIRTRFAPSPTGLLHIGGARTALFNWLFAKKNGGEFILRIEDTDQERSRQEYTDMIYEDMSWLGLVPDESPWNGGECGPYIQSERRDIYEHYLAILKETGAVYPCFCSPEQLEEDRKIQLQNGNPPRYNGRCRSLTTEEIDKRISSGERPCWRFAVPDSGTFILKDIVHGDISFNYSEIGDFIVERSDGWPTYLFTAALDDALMHITHVIRGDEHIKNAVLQTLIQENLGLGSPLYGHVPMIISIDRQKLSKRTGAQSVREFREKGFLPEALIAYLSTLSWSADASVNLLSQKEIIDAFSIDHVSSSSPVHDETHLNYWQTEALRARGAQWMFNELVRLNPSIPSLVEGMNKNFVILLLEDISGGCLTPHDVLESSKWLFASPDSFHENKSISPDWMPEIINVLREITEWEPSVLDKTLRSWQKEKGLKGKEFFHPLRLLLSGEEKGPAIPLEMAALGKENTIQRLGKA, encoded by the coding sequence ATGATTCGAACTCGATTTGCACCTTCTCCGACAGGATTACTCCATATAGGGGGAGCAAGAACAGCTCTCTTTAATTGGTTGTTTGCGAAAAAAAATGGAGGAGAATTTATTTTACGAATAGAAGATACTGACCAAGAACGATCTCGGCAAGAATATACCGATATGATTTATGAAGATATGTCATGGTTGGGATTAGTTCCTGACGAAAGCCCCTGGAATGGCGGCGAATGTGGGCCTTATATTCAAAGTGAACGAAGAGATATTTATGAACATTATCTTGCAATCTTAAAAGAAACTGGAGCTGTATATCCCTGTTTCTGCTCCCCGGAACAACTGGAAGAGGATCGTAAGATACAGCTGCAAAATGGAAACCCTCCTCGATATAATGGCCGTTGCAGATCTCTTACAACAGAAGAAATTGACAAGAGAATTTCTAGTGGAGAGCGCCCGTGTTGGCGTTTCGCTGTTCCTGATTCAGGAACTTTTATTTTAAAAGATATAGTTCATGGTGACATTTCCTTTAACTATTCCGAAATAGGTGATTTTATAGTAGAAAGGTCAGATGGTTGGCCTACATATCTTTTTACAGCAGCTCTAGATGACGCCCTTATGCATATTACTCATGTCATACGGGGCGACGAACATATAAAAAATGCTGTTCTTCAGACGCTGATACAAGAAAATTTAGGGTTGGGTTCTCCATTATATGGACATGTTCCGATGATAATAAGCATTGATAGACAAAAGTTAAGTAAACGAACTGGAGCCCAATCTGTTAGAGAGTTTAGAGAAAAAGGTTTTTTACCAGAAGCACTCATTGCCTATCTTTCTACTCTGAGTTGGTCTGCAGATGCTTCCGTAAATCTTCTATCGCAAAAAGAAATAATTGATGCATTCTCTATAGATCATGTTTCATCATCTTCGCCAGTTCATGATGAAACACATTTAAACTATTGGCAAACTGAAGCTTTGCGTGCAAGAGGAGCACAGTGGATGTTTAATGAACTTGTAAGATTAAACCCTTCAATTCCTTCTCTTGTTGAAGGAATGAATAAAAATTTCGTTATTTTGTTGCTTGAAGATATTTCTGGGGGTTGCCTTACGCCTCATGACGTTTTAGAATCTTCCAAATGGCTTTTTGCCTCGCCAGATTCGTTTCATGAGAATAAAAGTATTTCACCTGATTGGATGCCAGAGATTATTAATGTCCTTCGCGAAATAACTGAATGGGAACCAAGTGTCCTCGATAAAACTCTTAGAAGCTGGCAAAAAGAAAAGGGGCTAAAAGGGAAAGAATTTTTCCATCCATTGAGACTTCTTCTCTCAGGAGAAGAAAAGGGGCCAGCTATCCCCTTGGAAATGGCAGCGTTGGGTAAAGAGAATACTATCCAACGACTAGGAAAAGCATAG
- a CDS encoding V-type ATP synthase subunit D translates to MSKGIRPPTREQLLDIRRQMTTVQYGKQLLEKKRDALLRALEEDRRNFKKLDALFREHIKRISFVYTLVRMYEGQSVMQLLKPDVGSLRVTSERHTLMGCRFAQFKRIEDRRFSLSGLTYDPAMTSLYLDELLDEMKKVENKIWTYINLKAKLTSLEKELSKTMMKINTLQYNLLPELQEEESRIRDILSERERQERYAIKKLSKKKKNKVYSLPQK, encoded by the coding sequence ATGAGTAAGGGGATTCGACCACCAACAAGAGAACAGTTGCTGGATATTCGTCGTCAAATGACTACGGTTCAATATGGGAAGCAGCTTTTAGAGAAAAAAAGAGATGCATTGCTACGTGCTTTAGAAGAAGATCGTCGAAATTTTAAAAAGCTTGATGCCCTTTTCAGAGAACATATAAAGCGTATTTCCTTTGTTTATACTTTAGTCCGAATGTACGAGGGGCAATCTGTTATGCAACTGTTGAAACCTGATGTTGGAAGTTTGAGAGTAACTTCAGAGCGGCATACTCTCATGGGATGCCGTTTTGCTCAATTTAAGCGAATTGAAGACCGTCGTTTTTCCTTATCAGGCTTAACATATGATCCGGCGATGACATCTCTCTATCTTGACGAACTTCTCGACGAAATGAAAAAAGTAGAAAATAAAATATGGACATACATTAATTTAAAGGCTAAACTAACTTCTTTAGAAAAAGAACTATCTAAAACTATGATGAAGATAAATACTCTTCAATACAATCTGCTTCCTGAACTGCAAGAAGAAGAGAGCAGAATTCGTGATATTTTGTCAGAAAGAGAACGCCAAGAGCGTTATGCAATAAAAAAATTATCTAAAAAGAAAAAAAATAAAGTTTATTCTCTTCCACAGAAGTGA